A genomic window from Malassezia vespertilionis chromosome 6, complete sequence includes:
- a CDS encoding uncharacterized protein (COG:L; EggNog:ENOG503NXAF; BUSCO:EOG0926484N): protein MHRVASRKWIVPTGPTTAAKPVAAPSARSESVPTPQRSGLSVKEAARTTAPTPEATPHTKDANVIDWTSGFEGIGRHPFAPEIAQVLNQALVKEDVEIKPDGLLYLPEIKYRRILNYAFGPGGWGLVPRGELEVTQNMVSRDWALVCLGRFVSTARGEQEYFKPSGVPTATEGAKSNALMRCCKDLGIASELWDPRFIRSFKTKNCIEVWVAGTDGKKRKLWRRRDDAPFEYPYKESGPVSR, encoded by the exons ATGCATCGCGTCGCGAGCCGGAAGTGGATCGTGCCAACCGGTC CGACTACTGCGGCTAAGCCTGTCGCAGCtccgagcgcgcgcagtgaaTCAGTGCCCACGCCACAGCGCTCGGGGCTGTCGGTGAAAGAAGCCGCACGTACGACAGCACCGACTCCCGAAGCTACACCGCACACGAAGGATGCCAACGTAATTGATTGGACGAGTGGGTTTGAGGGAATTGGACGACACCCATTTGCTCCCGAGATTGCGCAAGTGCTGAACCAAGCGCTGGTCAAGGAGGATGTGGAAATCAAGCCCGACGGTCTTTTGTACCTCCCTGAGATCAAGTACCGCCGCATTTTGAACTATGCATTTGGTCCCGGCGGCTGGGGTCTCGTTCCGCGAGGTGAACTGGAGGTGACACAAAATATGGTGAGCCGCGATTGGGCGCTTGTGTGTCTTGGACGCTTTGTGTCCACCGCGCGTGGCGAACAAGAGTATTTTAAGCCGAGCGGCGTACCGACGGCGACTGAAGGGGCCAAATCAAATGCActgatgcgctgctgcaaggATCTCGGCATTGCGTCGGAGCTGTGGGATCCCCGTTTTATTCGCAGCTTTAAAACGAAGAACTGCATTGAAGTATGGGTTGCAGGCACGGACGGCAAGAAGCGGAAGCTATGGCGCCGCAGAGATGATGCACCGTTCGAGTATCCATACAAAGAGTCTGGTCCTGTGTCACGTTAG
- the RRP3 gene encoding RNA helicase (EggNog:ENOG503NUFI; COG:A): MSSREASPEHKEATEYEPTTFKELGIIDPICDACEKLNFTKPTAIQAKAIPEALDGKDVIGLAQTGSGKTAAFSIPILQALWDNPRPLFACILAPTRELSYQIAQQIEALGATIGARCATIVGGMDMMTQAIALSKRPHVIVATPGRLQDHLENTKGFSLRGLKYLVMDEADRLLDLDFGPIIDKLLQNIPKERTTMLFSATMTTKVAKLQRASLRSPVRVEIGTKYSTVSTLHQYYVFMPFAHKDTYLVHLANEQAGHSIIVFTRTVHDAQRLAVMLRLLGFSAIPLHGQLSQTARLGALNKFKSGGRDIMVCTDVAARGLDIPAVDLVINFDIPTHSKDYIHRVGRTARAGRQGRSVTLVTQYDIELLQRIETAIGKRLEEFPGASDRDMVMLLSERVGDAQRAAVREMQETGIGGAGGAGKRKRRQAASLEDERDRDDDVVEAGSYRSKAKSGRGKRKTR, from the coding sequence ATGTCCTCCAGAGAAGCTTCGCCTGAGCACAAAGAAGCAACAGAGTATGAACCCACTACATTCAAGGAGCTCGGAATAATTGATCCGATATGTGATGCGTGTGAGAAACTAAACTTTACCAAGCCAACGGCGATCCAAGCCAAAGCAATCCCCGAAGCGCTGGACGGAAAAGACGTCATTGGTCTGGCACAAACGGGTAGCGGCAAGACGGCGGCGTTCAGCATTCCGATCCTGCAAGCGTTGTGGGATAATCCACGCCCATTGTTTGCGTGCATCCTTGCTCCCACCCGTGAACTGTCTTACCAAATTGCGCAACAGATCGAGGCACTCGGCGCGACAATCGGCGCTCGGTGTGCGACGATTGTCGGTGGTATGGACATGATGACACAGGCAATTGCGCTTTCAAAGCGCCCTCATGTCATAGTTGCGACACCGGGACGCTTGCAGGATCATTTGGAAAACACAAAAGGATTCAGCCTGCGTGGTTTAAAGTACTTGGTCATGGACGAGGCCGACCGACTGCTCGACCTCGACTTTGGTCCGATTATTGACAAGCTTCTACAAAACATTCCCAAGGAGCGTACCACGATGCTTTTCAGCGCGACGATGACTACCAAGGTTGCCAAGCTCCAGCGGGCGAGCCTACGCAGCCCTGTGCGTGTGGAAATTGGCACCAAATATTCCACCGTGTCTACACTGCACCAATACTATGTGTTTATGCCTTTCGCGCACAAAGACACGTACTTAGTGCATCTTGCAAACGAACAGGCGGGCCATTCGATCATTGTCTTTACACGTACGGTGCATGATGCGCAACGCCTCGCGGTCATGCTGCGTCTGCTTGGCTTCTCGGCGATTCCATTACATGGACAGCTCTCGCAAACGGCACGCCTCGGCGCATTGAACAAGTTCAAGTCCGGCGGAAGGGATATCATGGTATGCACTGacgtcgctgcgcgtggGTTAGATATTCCGGCAGTCGACTTGGTCATAAACTTTGATATCCCCACGCACTCCAAAGACTATATCCATCGCGTTGGACGAaccgcgcgtgcaggacGGCAGGGACGCAGTGTAACACTGGTGACGCAGTACGATATCGAGCTTCTGCAGCGGATTGAGACGGCGAttggcaagcgcttggAAGAGTTCCCGGGCGCAAGCGACCGCGACATGGTCATGCTCTTGTCCGAACGCGTTGGCGATGCACAAAGGGCCGCCGTCCGCGAGATGCAAGAGACGGGgattggcggcgctggtgGTGCAGGGAAACGGAAGCGGAGACAGGCAGCGAGTCTGGAAGATGAGCGCGATCGTGACGACGATGTAGTAGAAGCCGGCTCTTACCGTAGCAAAGCCAAGTCGGGACGTGGCAAGCGTAAAACGAGATAG
- a CDS encoding uncharacterized protein (COG:G; EggNog:ENOG503Q554) produces the protein MPWDQWRIDFNEKMDRYGEEKLQKLRGNRPSHSSYEERIASMRSNGGALGSVSIATPARNIPPPPPGSQAAPPPSSQFGGASNPAPVYDMKAMQAAIPPENTTVHFSQFTDEEKKDFFAMLDEFFSARTHAADMWLDDAFDTRSLKAIGHGLCSTVFKAPFAPRYRLTEEGGIAAEVCIKQVDVDEQIPPHNVQHEVNLLQRLRHAHIGTLFAAFTDTPDQFTMTYNLVMPLYPCKLTDILSDPQFRPDTDYAADKQQLSAWVVYMHGKGYAAFVYSILHQVLSALEYLHSEQVAHRDIKPANVLLASDGTVKLIDFDVAWFAGIHEQAPFGPAATKDECDRARISDVGTGAFRAPELLFAPEHGYDAYSADIWSFGMLLTTFFTDVEPVATASEGEEESWRDPASEVTPWQRALFPPEPCSPKRPMFMQKSCVYARKTLFDASHGDVGYAGDMFKMLGLPDEYAAWPESADFQPMLKQFPFVAQPEGQPLEPRMPLLQVLGMDKTPQATALHALVKKLVPMLLRLSASQRPTAAAMLCEVESMHSSCC, from the exons ATGCCTTGGGACCAATGGCGCATTGACTTTAACGAGAAAATGGATCGCTACGGGGAGGAAAAGCTACAAAAATTGCGTGGTAACCGCCCTTCGCACTCATCTTATGAAGAACGAATAGCGTCGATGCGTAgcaacggcggcgcactgggAAGTGTTTCCATCGCTACGCCCGCGCGAAATATACCGCCACCCCCGCCAGGCTCGCAAGCCGCTCCACCTCCAAGTTCACAATTTGGGGGAGCAAGTAATCCAGCTCCTGTATACGATATGAAGGCCATGCAGGCAGCGATTCCGCCGGAAAACACGACTGTGCATTTTTCGCAATTCACAGACGAGGAGAAAAAAGATTTCTTTGCGATGTTGGACGAGTTCttttctgcgcgcacgcatgcCGCAGATATGTG GCTCGACGATGCTTTCGATACGAGAAGCTTAAAAGCCATTGGCCATGGCCTTTGCTCCACCGTGTTCAAAGCGCCTTTTGCACCTCGCTACCGGCTCACGGAGGAGGGAGGCATTGCAGCGGAGGTGTGCATAAAACAAGTGGATGTCGACGAGCAGATCCCGCCACATAATGTGCAGCACGAGGTAAATCTTCTTCAACGCCTCCGTCACGCTCACATTGGCACCCTTTTTGCCGCGTTCACAGATACACCAGACCAATTCACAATGACATACAATTTGGTTATGCCGTTGTATCCCTGCAAACTTACGGATATTCTCAGCGACCCGCAATTTCGCCCTGACACAGACTACGCTGCTGACAAACAGCAGTTGTCCGCGTGGGTTGTGTATATGCATGGCAAGGGGTATGCTGCGTTTGTCTATTCCATCCTTCATCAAGTCCTTTCCGCACTGGAATACTTGCACAGCGAACAAGTTGCTCATCGCGATATCAAGCCAGCGAATGTCTTGCTGGCCAGCGATGGCACTGTGAAGCTTATTGATTTCGACGTCGCTTGGTTTGCAGGGATACACGAACAAGCTCCGTTTGGTCCTGCTGCAACCAAGGACGAGTGCgaccgtgcgcgcatcaGTGATGTAGGCACGGGtgcttttcgcgcgccggaaCTCTTGTTTGCGCCAGAGCACGGCTATGATGCGTACAGTGCGGACATATGGTCATTTGGCATGTTACTAACGACCTTTTTCACTGATGTGGAGCCGGTCGCTACTGCAAGCGAGGGCGAGGAAGAGAGTTGGCGCGATCCCGCTTCGGAAGTCACGCCTTGGCAGCGAGCATTGTTCCCACCCGAACCCTGCTCACCCAAGAGGCCTATGTTTATGCAAAAGTCCTGCGTGTATGCGCGCAAGACTTTGTTTGATGCTTCGCATGGCGACGTTGGCTATGCGGGTGACATGTTCAAAATGCTGGGCTTGCCCGACGAGTACGCAGCGTGGCCAGAGTCTGCCGATTTCCAACCTATGTTGAAACAATTTCCCTTTGTGGCACAGCCCGAAGGACAGCCATTGgagccgcgcatgccgctTTTGCAAGTGCTGGGCATGGACAAGACGCCGCAGGCGACTGCGTTGCACGCTTTGGTTAAAAAGCTCGTACCAATGTTGTTGCGTCTCTCTGCAAGCCAACGGCCGACGGCAGCAGCAATGCTTTGCGAAGTGGAAAGTATGCATTCGTCATGCTGCTAA
- the OMA1 gene encoding metalloendopeptidase (COG:O; MEROPS:MER0026545; EggNog:ENOG503NX2W): MDVNMRDELAVGKDAYQQTMQTYAGKMLPPRSPAVTQVQRVVSRIAAAAAELDKNRAPDAPPTKWTVHVIRDPQKNAFVLPGGNIFVFTGILPVCKNDDGLATVLSHEISHQLARHSAEKMSGYKVLMIGTFLLDILGIDIGLSQIGLNLLLTLPNSRTMETEADTLGLRIMAQACFNPREAIEYVAFAKHTDQQFLETHGFRRGRA, from the exons ATGGACGTGAACATGCGCGATGAGCTCGCTGTGGGAAAAGACGCATACCAGCAAACGATGCAAACGTATGCGGGCAAGATGTTGCCTCCCCGTTCACCCGCAGTCACACAAGTCCAACGCGTTGTATCCCGCATTGCGGCCGCAgccgccgagctggacaagaaccgcgcgccggatgcgccgcccacgaAATGGACAGTACATGTGATCCGCGACCCGCAAAAAAATGCGTTTGTCCTTCCAGGTGGCAACATTTTTGTATTTACAGGAATATTGCCGGTGTGCAAGAATGACGATGGGCTAGCCACCGTGCTTTCGCACGAAATTTCACACCAGCTGGCTCGACATTCCGCAGAAAAAATGTCGGGCTACAAGGTCCTCATGATCGGTACATTTTTGCTGGATATACTGGGCATTGACATTGGACTCAGTCAAATTGGGCTAAATCTTTTGCTCACGTTACCAAATTCGCGGACCATGGAGACGGAAG CGGATACGCTGGGCCTGCGCATTATGGCCCAGGCATGCTTCAATCCTAGAGAGGCGATTGAGTACGTTGCCTTTGCAAAGCACACTGACCAGCAGTTTCTG GAAACGCATGGATTCCGAAGAGGGCGAGCATGA